One Oryza brachyantha chromosome 3, ObraRS2, whole genome shotgun sequence DNA segment encodes these proteins:
- the LOC121053815 gene encoding uncharacterized protein LOC121053815: MITLREVMSQQTQLLQMLANNQGGRNNSAYGEFMQAKPPTFAGSEEPMDVEDWLRIIEKKLALVWAHNGDKVTFATNQLEGTTTAVIRMKKNDFRRFRQGNMGLQEYLNKFTQLARYAPKDLTDEQEKIEKFVEGMNDRLRGAMIGQDHVSFQSLINKVVRLENDQKTVENNRKRRMAMSRPVQTNVQRPKFTPAPAWKPFPNNTGAIAPYHPATPKAAPIKSSTPIATPFAPGVKRNLNCFNCGELGHYASSCPKACSTLVHTGANAVTIKDNGTINLGHGLFRTPLNPKPTPGYPRAQVNHVQAEEAREAPDVLMDQQGSELKVPMDQDPRLHERSHAKAFTMLALEEMPVVQDYPDVFSEELPGMHPDRDIEFIVELMPGTAPISKRPYRMPANELEGLKNQIRELQEKGFVRPSSSPWGAPVLFVKKKDGSMQMCVDYHSLNEVRIKNRYPLPRINDLFDQLEGATVFSKIDLRSGYHQLKIREEDIQKTAFSTRYGLYEFTVMSFGLTNAPAYFMNLMNKVFMEYLDKFVVVFIDNILI, translated from the exons ATGATCACCTTAAGAGAAGTCATGTCACAGCAAACCCAGTTACTACAGATGCTCGCCAACAATCAAGGAGGACGGAACAACTCAGCATATGGTGAGTTCATGCAGGCCAAGCCACCAACTTTCGCAGGATCTGAGGAACCAATGGACGTGGAAGATTGGCTGCGAATCATTGAAAAGAAGCTCGCTTTGGTCTGGGCTCATAATGGGGACAAGGTAACCTTTGCCACCAACCAATTGGAAGGAACCACAA CTGCGGTCATAAGAATGAAGAAGAACGACTTCAGGAGGTTCCGTCAAGGGAACATGGGCTTACAAGAATACCTAAATAAGTTTACTCAGTTGGCTAGGTATGCCCCAAAGGACCTCACTGATGAACAGGAGAAAATTGAGAAATTTGTTGAAGGAATGAATGATAGGCTGCGTGGAGCTATGATCGGACAAGACCACGTCAGTTTCCAGAGTCTGATTAACAAGGTTGTCCGCTTAGAAAATGACCAGAAGACAGTGGAGAACAACCGTAAGCGAAGGATGGCCATGAGCCGCCCAGTGCAGACCAATGTACAACGCCCCAAGTTCACCCCGGCACCAGCATGGAAGCCTTTCCCGAACAACACGGGAGCAATAGCACCATACCACCCTGCTACACCCAAGGCAGCGCCTATCAAGTCCTCGACACCTATAGCTACTCCTTTCGCCCCGGGCGTTAAGAGAAACCTGAACTGCTTCAACTGTGGGGAATTGGGCCACTACGCAAGCAGTTGCCCAAAGGCGTGTAGCACCCTTGTGCACACTGGGGCTAATGCCGTCACCATCAAGGATAACGGCACCATAAACCTAGGTCATGGTCTATTCAGGACTCCCCTTAACCCCAAGCCAACTCCAGGATATCCGAGGGCACAAGTGAACCATGTGCAAGCAGAAGAGGCCCGAGAAGCTCCAGACGTACTTATGG ACCAGCAGGGAAGTGAACTAAAGGTCCCCATGGACCAGGACCCAAGATTACATGAGCGATCCCATGCGAAGGCGTTCACCATGCTTGCGCTGGAAGAAATGCCGGTGGTACAGGATTACCCTGATGTATTTTCCGAAGAACTGCCAGGAATGCATCCGGATAGGGATATCGAGTTCATAGTCGAGCTCATGCCAGGCACAGCACCTATATCAAAGAGGCCTTACCGCATGCCTGCAAATGAGTTGGAAGGACTAAAGAATCAGATCCGCGAGTTGCAAGAGAAAGGATTCGTGAGGCCTAGTTCATCCCCCTGGGGAGCCCCTGTTCTTTTTGTGAAGAAGAAGGATGGAAGTATGCAGATGTGTGTGGATTATCACTCGTTGAACGAGGTGAGAATCAAGAATCGTTACCCTTTGCCTCGGATCaatgatttgtttgatcagCTAGAGGGGGCAACAGTGTTCTCTAAAATTGACCTGCGCTCAGGCTATCACCAATTGAAAATACGAGAAGAGGACATACAAAAGACAGCATTCTCCACACGATATGGGTTGTACGAGTTCACTGTTATGTCTTTTGGCTTAACAAATGCCCCTGCCTATTTTATGAACTTGATGAACAAAGTCTTCATGGAGTACCTCGACAAGTTTGTGGTGGTCTTCATCGATAATATCCTCATATAA
- the LOC102707831 gene encoding uncharacterized protein LOC102707831, translating to MAPGRKMLDGKNKPARPPSVLPDPAASPCLTPRSKTMAQGQKALGCKNTHSHPPSVLPDDAAAMEMPEEEDMDLSTLRARNIMRNNRFANQLGIRKLAQIFQSSIAKKKAVGNMIGKKSKAMLLGEDVANTGDCVTTGTGRTSKRVLAPENLEETMRCTRQRAMKQVSTTSLIEATEVGLEPDLSTNHNQGDTSNTEQGNLTLSTELEPMGLSTTEQGTLTGSRQVEPRGNSMGKEIDSISRGLGTMIPIIVKKGKRRPEAPMQAAKLALESGIIIRQHIPIYPSWTDYKKDSSQLDNLKGKLKGKFSIDIHNDPVIAAVEDILRCGTRQMRYRFKKKYFDGVRANQVRTTSPLKCMTDEQWTKLVDMWSSPEHKGKCAKNQLNHETVQFQQRTGSRSYIAHAYVVKQEKYKDSEPTAIDLFEELHCSKTKGFSEPVKKAIDDMHAREALTSPSVEDGQQAKTSIDFYQLH from the exons ATGGCACCTGGGAGGAAGATGCTCGACGGCAAGAACAAGCCTGCCCGCCCTCCTTCTGTCCTTCCAGATCCTGCAGCAAGCCCTTGCCTCACTCCCAGGAGCAAGACGATGGCGCAAGGGCAGAAGGCGCTCGGCTGCAAGAACACACATTCCCACCCTCCTTCGGTCCTTCCAGATGACGCAGCTGCCATGGAGATGCCAG AAGAGGAAGACATGGACTTAAGCACGTTGAGGGCTCGGAATATCATGAGAAACAACCGATTTGCTAATCAGCTGGGTATCCGTAAACTAGCACAAATATTCCAGAGTTCAATTGCAAAGAAGAAAGCTGTTGGAAATATGATTGGCAAAAAGTCTAAG GCTATGTTACTAGGGGAAGATGTGGCCAACACTGGTGATTGTGTCACAACTGGAACAGGAAGAACGTCTAAGAGAGTGCTAGCACCTGAAAATCTAGAAGAAACAATGAGATGCACTAGGCAAAGGGCTATGAAACAAGTGTCCACCACTAGCCTAATTGAAGCCACAGAGGTTGGACTTGAACCTGATTTGTCTACAAACCATAATCAGGGTGACACCAGCAATACTGAACAAG GCAACCTCACTTTAAGTACAGAACTGGAGCCAATGGGATTGAGCACTACTGAACA AGGCACCCTAACTGGCAGTAGACAAGTAGAGCCAAGGGGCAACAGCATGGGCAAAGAGATTGATTCCATAAGCAGAGGTTTAGGGACCATGATACCAATCATTGTcaagaaagggaaaagaagGCCAGAGGCTCCTATGCAAGCTGCAAAGTTGGCCTTAGAGAGTGGGATCATAATCAGGCAGCATATACCAATATATCCAAGTTGGACAGACTACAAGAAGGATAGTAGTCAACTTGATAACTTAAAGGGCAAACTCAAG GGAAAATTTTCCATTGATATCCACAACGACCCTGTAATAGCTGCAGTGGAAGACATCCTAAGGTGTGGAACACGCCAGATGAGGTATAGGTTCAAAAAGAAGTACTTCGATGGGGTACGTGCTAATCAAGTGAGGACTACATCGCCCTTGAAGTGTATGACCGATGAACAATGGACAAAATTGGTAGATATGTGGTCCAGCCCAGAGCACAAG GGCAAATGCGCCAAAAACCAACTGAATCATGAAACAGTTCAGTTTCAGCAGCGTACCGGATCTCGGTCTTACATTGCACATGCCTATGTTGTG AagcaagaaaaatacaaagacAGTGAGCCCACAGCAATTGATCTCTTTGAAGAGTTGCATTGCAGCAAAACTAAAGGTTTTAGTGAACCTGTGAAGAAAGCTATA GATGATATGCATGCCCGGGAAGCCCTCACTTCACCATCAGTAGAAGATGGGCAGCAAGCTAAGACTTCTATTGACTTCTATCAACTACACTAA